From one Peredibacter starrii genomic stretch:
- a CDS encoding MBL fold metallo-hydrolase, with protein MRIHHLNCISSCPLGGRLMDDGVESILHRGHLTNHCLLIETSESLVLVDTGFGLNDVKDPSSRLSHFFLNLVKPDFREEMTAYRQVEQLGLNPKDVRHIILTHLDFDHAGGLDDFPWAKVHLLNAEKEYAFLQKTWLDRQRFRPEQWSTRNNWIGYEPDEGEGWFGFNLVRKLEGLPPEILLVPLIGHTFGHAGVAIKVENGWYLLTGDAYFFHEEMHPAEPRCTSGLAFYQRMMDKNHKLRVWNQQRLRELKRDHSDKIEIFCSHDVEEFERLTGRSAQIPIEKMTWTGSMNFPYDEMG; from the coding sequence CATTTGAATTGTATTTCTTCTTGCCCCTTGGGTGGAAGATTGATGGATGATGGTGTCGAATCAATCCTTCATAGAGGCCACCTAACTAATCACTGCTTATTAATAGAAACTTCTGAGAGTCTGGTACTGGTAGACACCGGTTTTGGTTTGAACGATGTCAAAGACCCGTCCTCACGCTTAAGTCACTTCTTCTTAAATTTAGTGAAACCTGATTTTCGAGAAGAAATGACAGCGTACCGACAAGTAGAACAACTTGGTCTCAATCCAAAAGACGTAAGGCACATCATTCTCACCCATCTTGATTTTGATCATGCAGGCGGGCTTGATGATTTTCCATGGGCAAAAGTCCATCTCTTGAATGCTGAAAAAGAATATGCCTTTCTCCAGAAGACATGGCTTGATCGTCAGCGATTTAGACCGGAACAATGGAGCACCCGAAATAACTGGATAGGATATGAACCAGACGAAGGTGAAGGATGGTTTGGTTTTAATCTAGTCAGAAAATTAGAGGGTCTTCCTCCTGAGATTCTACTTGTTCCTCTGATTGGCCATACATTCGGTCATGCAGGAGTTGCGATTAAAGTAGAGAATGGATGGTATCTTTTAACGGGTGACGCTTATTTCTTTCATGAAGAAATGCATCCCGCAGAACCTAGATGTACTTCAGGGCTGGCTTTTTATCAGCGGATGATGGATAAGAATCATAAGTTGAGAGTTTGGAATCAGCAGCGGCTACGAGAATTAAAAAGAGATCATAGTGATAAGATTGAAATCTTCTGTTCTCATGACGTTGAGGAATTTGAGCGTCTGACTGGCAGAAGCGCCCAAATTCCAATTGAGAAGATGACTTGGACTGGATCGATGAATTTTCCCTATGATGAAATGGGATAA
- a CDS encoding ParB/RepB/Spo0J family partition protein — translation MEIRKLNELKATNPYLRLGTDVSELEKSISTLGLIAPLVISPDNVILAGARRYQAMLNLGFTEAPVMVVDRNELERELVSIDENLVRKDLTKIEVESHLRRAKEIYQALNPHEEAEAPVVEAAPVEVTEDAPKAKKVQVLPAEKFLNMVSEKTGLSPKQIHEAINRDEMAASVVKEARKNGELSLSQTNEIVKLNKEEQEEAIEHVKELPVREIKKFVKIAKAQGIEKAIAATPNDPNQREFQEIDQALKKIIKKFKQLQIEGIEVSDFPEETQDLYNELVGFANESYSPVGRDSMEMDSIHQ, via the coding sequence GTGGAAATCAGAAAGCTAAATGAGCTTAAGGCAACCAATCCGTATTTGCGTCTAGGAACGGACGTTTCGGAGCTAGAAAAATCAATCTCTACTCTGGGCCTTATCGCCCCACTCGTTATTTCTCCAGACAACGTTATCCTGGCCGGCGCTCGTCGCTACCAAGCGATGCTTAACCTTGGTTTCACTGAGGCCCCAGTTATGGTGGTTGATAGAAACGAACTAGAGCGCGAACTCGTATCAATCGATGAGAACCTTGTTCGTAAAGACCTTACAAAAATCGAAGTTGAGTCTCATCTTCGTCGTGCTAAGGAAATCTACCAGGCGCTTAATCCTCACGAGGAAGCTGAAGCTCCTGTAGTAGAAGCAGCTCCAGTTGAAGTAACTGAAGATGCCCCTAAAGCTAAAAAAGTTCAGGTTCTTCCTGCAGAAAAATTCTTGAATATGGTTTCTGAGAAGACTGGTCTTTCTCCGAAGCAAATTCACGAGGCCATCAATCGTGATGAAATGGCGGCATCAGTAGTTAAAGAAGCTCGTAAAAATGGTGAGCTTTCTCTTTCTCAAACAAACGAGATCGTGAAACTTAATAAAGAAGAGCAAGAAGAGGCCATCGAGCACGTTAAAGAACTTCCAGTTCGCGAGATCAAGAAGTTCGTGAAGATCGCCAAGGCTCAAGGTATTGAGAAGGCCATCGCTGCAACTCCGAATGATCCAAATCAAAGAGAGTTCCAGGAAATCGATCAGGCCCTGAAGAAGATCATCAAGAAGTTCAAGCAGCTTCAGATTGAAGGTATTGAAGTTTCAGATTTCCCTGAAGAAACACAGGACCTTTATAATGAGCTGGTTGGATTCGCGAATGAGTCTTACTCACCAGTAGGTCGTGATTCAATGGAAATGGATTCGATTCACCAGTAA
- a CDS encoding GFA family protein yields the protein MLKKYKGSCHCKSVQYQVSLDLSQGIRKCNCTFCYKTKMQKVFADYDKFRLLTNEFELCDYRGPESNWPPGKIHHYFCKSCGVRCFSKGYLQQAPFNGWFYCINIATLDDMTPEEIIHAPVIYEDGLHDQFEVPPHETRHL from the coding sequence ATGCTTAAAAAGTATAAAGGAAGCTGTCACTGTAAATCCGTTCAATATCAGGTGAGTCTTGATCTCTCACAAGGGATTCGAAAGTGTAACTGTACATTCTGTTATAAAACCAAGATGCAAAAAGTGTTCGCTGATTATGATAAGTTCAGACTTCTCACTAATGAATTTGAACTTTGTGACTATCGTGGTCCTGAATCCAATTGGCCTCCGGGAAAAATCCATCATTATTTTTGTAAGAGCTGCGGGGTACGATGTTTTTCCAAAGGATATCTTCAGCAAGCACCTTTCAATGGTTGGTTCTACTGTATAAACATTGCAACACTAGATGATATGACTCCCGAAGAAATCATTCATGCTCCTGTAATTTATGAAGATGGTCTCCATGATCAATTCGAAGTTCCTCCCCATGAAACTCGGCATTTATAG
- the thrS gene encoding threonine--tRNA ligase: protein MMNEFDHRVLGAKYDLFSFFEEGPGFPVWHEKGLRIKNALIEFWRKLHAESGYVEIQSPIMLDKELWKRSGHCDYFEENMYFSSVDKRDFAIKPMNCPGAILVFNQKKRSHAELPLRICELGHVHRHENSGSLHGLMRVRSFVQDDAHIFCNRNQLLQEIKDVIRLIEKIMNQCGLKDYHFELSLRGGEKEYLGSDEDWAMAEGKLEEALRDLNYSVKKNPGEAKFYGPSLDLHLKDVHGRSWQCSSVQLDFNLPKRFNVHYFDEKGERQVPYMLHRAIYGSLERFIGILLENYGKDLPFWFHPVQYKILNIAEESREYSLRVASVLRNKGFKVELDLSDRPLKEKIRRAHDELIHSLIIIGKKEMESGNIVMRSLKGEDQKVIALNALQFDDFS, encoded by the coding sequence ATGATGAATGAATTCGATCACCGAGTTCTCGGGGCGAAGTACGACCTTTTTTCTTTCTTTGAAGAAGGTCCTGGTTTTCCGGTGTGGCATGAAAAAGGGCTACGAATTAAAAATGCACTTATTGAATTTTGGCGAAAACTCCATGCTGAGAGCGGTTACGTGGAGATTCAGTCTCCCATAATGCTCGATAAAGAACTTTGGAAGAGGTCAGGGCACTGTGATTACTTTGAGGAGAATATGTACTTCTCATCCGTTGATAAAAGAGACTTCGCCATTAAACCCATGAACTGTCCGGGAGCTATTCTGGTGTTTAATCAGAAGAAGCGCTCGCATGCAGAACTTCCTCTAAGAATTTGTGAATTAGGACACGTTCACCGTCATGAGAACTCTGGGTCTCTGCATGGACTCATGCGAGTGCGCTCATTCGTTCAAGATGATGCTCATATCTTCTGTAATCGAAACCAACTGCTTCAAGAAATTAAAGACGTGATCAGGTTAATTGAGAAGATTATGAATCAGTGTGGACTGAAAGATTATCACTTTGAGCTTTCACTTCGTGGCGGTGAGAAGGAGTACCTAGGTTCTGATGAGGATTGGGCCATGGCCGAAGGAAAGCTAGAAGAGGCACTGCGGGACCTGAATTATAGTGTGAAGAAGAATCCGGGCGAGGCCAAGTTTTACGGACCTTCACTCGATCTTCATCTGAAGGATGTTCATGGACGATCATGGCAGTGTTCTTCGGTCCAGCTAGACTTCAATCTCCCAAAAAGATTCAACGTTCACTACTTTGACGAGAAGGGAGAACGCCAAGTGCCATACATGCTTCACCGAGCAATCTATGGTTCATTGGAAAGATTCATTGGGATTCTTCTGGAAAATTATGGAAAGGATCTTCCTTTCTGGTTTCATCCGGTTCAGTACAAGATTTTGAATATTGCTGAGGAGTCTCGTGAGTACTCCTTGAGAGTGGCCTCCGTGTTACGTAACAAAGGTTTTAAAGTTGAGCTCGACCTCAGTGATAGACCATTGAAAGAAAAAATCAGAAGGGCCCATGACGAATTGATTCATAGTCTCATAATCATCGGTAAGAAGGAGATGGAGAGTGGGAACATTGTTATGCGATCTCTGAAAGGTGAGGATCAAAAGGTCATTGCGTTGAATGCTTTGCAGTTTGA